A window of Symphalangus syndactylus isolate Jambi chromosome 24, NHGRI_mSymSyn1-v2.1_pri, whole genome shotgun sequence contains these coding sequences:
- the OTOR gene encoding otoraplin isoform X1, which yields MARILLLFLPGLVAVCAVHGIFMDHLASKKLCADDECVYTISLARAQQDYNAPDCRFINVKKGQQIYVYSKLVKENGAGEFWAGSVYGDGQDEMGVVGYFPSNLVKEQRVYQEATKEVPTTDIDFFCE from the exons aTGGCAAGAATATTGTTACTTTTCCTCCCAGGTCTTGTGGCTGTATGTGCTGTGCATGGAATATTTATGGACCATCTAGCTTCCAAGAAGCTCTGTGCAGATGATGAGTGTGTCT atacTATTTCTCTGGCTAGAGCTCAACAAGATTATAATGCTCCGGACTGTAGATTCATTAACGTTAAAAAAGGGCAGCAGATCTATGTGTACTCAAAGCTGGTAAAAGAAAATGGAGCTGGAGAATTTTGGGCTGGCAGT GTTTATGGTGATGGCCAGGACGAGATGGGAGTTGTGGGTTATTTCCCCAGCAACTTGGTCAAGGAGCAGCGTGTGTACCAGGAAGCTACCAAGGAAGTTCCCACCACG gatATTGACTTCTTCTGCGAGTAA
- the OTOR gene encoding otoraplin isoform X2 yields the protein MPSENPIMKGLVAVCAVHGIFMDHLASKKLCADDECVYTISLARAQQDYNAPDCRFINVKKGQQIYVYSKLVKENGAGEFWAGSVYGDGQDEMGVVGYFPSNLVKEQRVYQEATKEVPTTDIDFFCE from the exons ATGCCTTCTGAGAATCCTATCATGAAAG GTCTTGTGGCTGTATGTGCTGTGCATGGAATATTTATGGACCATCTAGCTTCCAAGAAGCTCTGTGCAGATGATGAGTGTGTCT atacTATTTCTCTGGCTAGAGCTCAACAAGATTATAATGCTCCGGACTGTAGATTCATTAACGTTAAAAAAGGGCAGCAGATCTATGTGTACTCAAAGCTGGTAAAAGAAAATGGAGCTGGAGAATTTTGGGCTGGCAGT GTTTATGGTGATGGCCAGGACGAGATGGGAGTTGTGGGTTATTTCCCCAGCAACTTGGTCAAGGAGCAGCGTGTGTACCAGGAAGCTACCAAGGAAGTTCCCACCACG gatATTGACTTCTTCTGCGAGTAA